A single region of the Silene latifolia isolate original U9 population chromosome 8, ASM4854445v1, whole genome shotgun sequence genome encodes:
- the LOC141595136 gene encoding uncharacterized protein LOC141595136 — MAKWSVHFSEYDLKFNPRTAIKSQALADFMPDFSPTLQPQADKDVLTLSENKGDQRWILYVDGPSNMRGIGVGLVLRSPQGEKLIQAVRCDFRATNNEAEYEALILGLQLALDLRVSHIEVYIDSDLIVNHVNDSYAARDSKMVSYLKVVKDLKLCFVTFSIKQVLRDQNVVADALAILGATFKPGVISTIPIIHVFESAICQQEHDRADKATYSQWTQEAGVLCTSAAWDETPDWRQPYHEWLQNDVLLADKKEVRGFKMKATRFRLIDNILFRR, encoded by the coding sequence ATGGCTAAGTGGTCTGTCCACTTTAGTGAGTACGACCTGAAATTTAATCCCCGAACAGCTATCAAATCCCAAGCCCTAGCTGACTTTATGCCAGACTTTAGCCCGACCCTCCAACCACAGGCCGACAAAGATGTGTTGACCCTGAGTGAGAACAAGGGTGACCAAAGGTGGATACTGTATGTCGATGGGCCTTCAAACATGAGAGGAATAGGGGTAGGCCTGGTCCTCCGGTCACCTCAAGGGGAAAAACTTATTCAGGCGGTACGGTGTGACTTCAGGGCAACCAATAATGAAGCCGAATACGAGGCCCTTATCCTGGGACTACAGCTAGCCTTAGACCTACGAGTCAGTCACATAGAAGTGTACATCGATTCCGATCTTATTGTAAATCATGTGAATGACTCGTATGCAGCCAGGGATTCcaaaatggtatcttacttgAAAGTGGTGAAGGATCTCAAACTTTGTTTCGTCACCTTCTCCATCAAGCAGGTTCTTAGAGACCAGAACGTTGTGGCAGATGCCCTGGCAATATTAGGGGCAACATTCAAGCCCGGGGTAATCTCAACAATCCCCATTATACATGTGTTTGAGTCAGCTATCTGCCAGCAAGAGCATGATAGGGCAGACAAGGCTACGTACTCACAATGGACACAAGAAGCGGGGGTACTGTGTACCTCAGCAGCCTGGGATGAAACTCCAGATTGGCGGCAGCCTTACCACGAATGGTTACAAAACGACGTACTCCTTGCCGACAAAAAGGAAGTTAGGGGTTTCAAAATGAAAGCTACCAGGTTCAGACTGATTGACAACATCCTGTTCAGGAGATAA